The proteins below are encoded in one region of Chrysemys picta bellii isolate R12L10 chromosome 4, ASM1138683v2, whole genome shotgun sequence:
- the LARGE2 gene encoding xylosyl- and glucuronyltransferase LARGE2 isoform X4, translating into MLRSWRGKLKLLLATATLVILLSWLCVFMGSSEYGRSLLLSPCFGDRPSQDLEREALASQVRKVEEENLQLRLRLSQSQGQAGAVDGSDGSQQWAASFDDGDTPGDDRSNRTGCPKQQMVQKCELLHVAIVCAGHNASRDVVTLVKSILFHRKNPLHFHLITDSVAQQILQTLFQSWMVPSIHVSFYNADDLKAEVSWIPNKHYSGIYGLMKLTLTKALPSNLSKVIVLDTDITFATDIAELWAVFGKFSDKQVIGLVENQSDWYLGNLWKNHKPWPALGRGFNTGVILLLLERLRRIGWEQMWRLTAERELMSMLSTSLADQDIFNAVIKQSPVLVYKLPCFWNVQLSDHTLSEQCYSEVSDLKVIHWNSPKKLRVKNKHVEFFRNLYLTFLEYDGNLLRRELFGCASLPSPPRNQQALEDLDEEDPCYDFRRQHLMLHRIHLFFLQYEVLASPDPADVTLVAQLSMDRLQMLEAICKHWAGPISLALYMSDAEAQQFLRYAQGSEVLSSRRNVAYHIVYKEGQFYPVNLLRNVALTNAQTPYVFLTDIDFLPMYGLYDYLRNSIRQLELPQRKAALIVPAFETLRYRLAFPKSKAELLSMLDMGSLYTFRYHVWPKGHAPTDYAKWRTATVPYRVEWQPDFEPYVVVRRDCPQYDQRFVGFGWNKVSHIMELDAQEYELLVLPNAFMIHMPHAPSFDISKFRLSAGYRGCLQTLREEFHQDLSRRYGAAALKYLTAERSL; encoded by the exons ATGCTGCGCTCCTGGCGTGGAAAGCTGAAGCTGCTGCTCGCCACTGCAACACTGGTGATCCTTCTCTCGTGGCTCTGTGTCTTTATGGGCAGTTCAGAAT ATGGCCGTTCCCTCCTATTGTCTCCTTGCTTTGGGGACCGGCCGAGCCAGGACCTGGAGCGAGAGGCCTTGGCATCTCAGGTGCGCAAGGTGGAAGAGGAGAACCTGCAACTACGTCTGCGGCTCAGCCAGTCTCAGGGACAAGCTGGGGCTGTGGACGGGAGCGATGGCAGCCAGCAGTGGGCAGCCTCCTTTGATGATGGGGACACCCCAGGGGATGACAGGAGCAACCGCACGGGTTGCCCcaagcagcagatggtgcagaaGTGTGAG CTCCTGCACGTAGCGATTGTGTGCGCTGGTCACAATGCGAGCCGAGACGTGGTCACCCTGGTGAAATCCATCCTCTTCCACAG GAAGAACCCTCTCCATTTCCACCTCATCACGGACTCAGTGGCTCAGCAGATCCTGCAGACTCTCTTCCAGTCCTGGATGGTGCCCTCCATCCACGTTAGCTTCTACAACGCAGACGATTTGAAG GCAGAGGTGTCGTGGATTCCCAACAAGCATTACTCTGGGATTTACGGGCTGATGAAGCTGACGCTCACTAAGGCGCTGCCCTCCAACCTTTCCAAAGTCATTGTCCTGGACACAGACATCACCTTTGCCACTGACATCGCTGAGCTGTGGGCCGTCTTCGGGAAGTTCTCCG ACAAGCAGGTGATTGGGCTGGTGGAGAACCAGAGTGACTGGTACCTGGGAAACCTCTGGAAGAACCACAAGCCATGGCCAGCGCTGGGACGTGGCTTCAACACAG gggtgatcctgctgctgctggagcgccTGCGCCGGATTGGCTGGGAGCAGATGTGGCGGCTGACAGCGGAGCGGGAGCTCATGAGCATGCTGTCCACCTCGCTGGCAGATCAG GACATCTTTAATGCAGTGATTAAGCAGAGCCCAGTGCTGGTGTACAAGCTCCCCTGCTTCTGGAACGTGCAGCTGTCCGACCATACCCTCTCAGAGCAGTGTTACTCAGAGGTCTCTGATCTTAAG GTGATCCACTGGAACTCACCCAAGAAGCTGCGGGTGAAAAACAAGCATGTGGAGTTCTTCCGGAACCTCTACCTGACCTTCCTGGAGTACGATGGGAACCTGCTGCGCAGGGAGCTCTTTGGTTGTGCCAGCCTGCCCAGCCCACCCAGAAACCAA CAGGCCCTGGAGGATCTCGATGAGGAGGACCCCTGCTATGATTTCCGCCGGCAGCACCTTATGCTCCACCGCATCCACCTGTTCTTCCTGCAGTATGAGGTCCTGGCCTCACCTGACCCTGCTGATGTCACCCTGGTGGCCCAGCTCTCCATGGACAG GTTACAGATGCTGGAGGCAATCTGCAAACACTGGGCAGGCCCCATCAGCCTGGCGCTGTACATGTCGGATGCAGAGGCCCAGCAGTTCCTGCGCTATGCCCAGGGCTCGGAGGTGTTGAGCAGCCGCAGGAACGTTGCCTACCACATTGTGTACAAGGAGGGGCAGTTCTACCCTGTCAACCTGCTGCGCAACGTTGCGTTGACCAATGCACAGACACCCTATGTCTTCCTGACGGACATAGACTTCCTGCCCATGTATGGTCTCTACGATTACCTCAG gaACTCCATCCGGCAGCTGGAGCTGCCCCAGCGGAAGGCAGCGCTCATTGTGCCAGCATTTGAGACTCTGCGCTACCGTCTTGCCTTCCCCAAGTCCAAAGCGGAGCTGCTCTCCATGCTGGACATGGGCTCCCTCTACACCTTCAG GTACCATGTGTGGCCAAAGGGCCATGCCCCAACTGACTATGCCAAGTGGCGGACAGCTACGGTGCCGTACCGTGTGGAGTGGCAGCCGGACTTTGAGCCTTACGTTGTAGTGAGGCGTGACTGCCCCCAGTATGACCAGAGATTCGTAGGCTTTGGTTGGAACAAGGTGTCCCATATCATGGAGCTTGATGCCCAG GAGTACGAGCTGCTGGTCCTGCCCAATGCCTTCATGATCCACATGCCTCACGCCCCCAGCTTTGACATCTCCAAGTTCCGCTTGAGCGCTGGCTACCGGGGCTGCTTGCAGACACTGCGGGAGGAGTTCCACCAGGACCTGTCGCGTAGGTATGGCGCCGCCGCACTCAAATACCTCACTGCCGAGAGGAGCCTGTGA
- the LARGE2 gene encoding xylosyl- and glucuronyltransferase LARGE2 isoform X5: protein MLRSWRGKLKLLLATATLVILLSWLCVFMGSSEYGRSLLLSPCFGDRPSQDLEREALASQVRKVEEENLQLRLRLSQSQGQAGAVDGSDGSQQWAASFDDGDTPGDDRSNRTGCPKQQMVQKCELLHVAIVCAGHNASRDVVTLVKSILFHRKNPLHFHLITDSVAQQILQTLFQSWMVPSIHVSFYNADDLKAEVSWIPNKHYSGIYGLMKLTLTKALPSNLSKVIVLDTDITFATDIAELWAVFGKFSGVILLLLERLRRIGWEQMWRLTAERELMSMLSTSLADQDIFNAVIKQSPVLVYKLPCFWNVQLSDHTLSEQCYSEVSDLKVIHWNSPKKLRVKNKHVEFFRNLYLTFLEYDGNLLRRELFGCASLPSPPRNQLQQALEDLDEEDPCYDFRRQHLMLHRIHLFFLQYEVLASPDPADVTLVAQLSMDRLQMLEAICKHWAGPISLALYMSDAEAQQFLRYAQGSEVLSSRRNVAYHIVYKEGQFYPVNLLRNVALTNAQTPYVFLTDIDFLPMYGLYDYLRNSIRQLELPQRKAALIVPAFETLRYRLAFPKSKAELLSMLDMGSLYTFRYHVWPKGHAPTDYAKWRTATVPYRVEWQPDFEPYVVVRRDCPQYDQRFVGFGWNKVSHIMELDAQEYELLVLPNAFMIHMPHAPSFDISKFRLSAGYRGCLQTLREEFHQDLSRRQPQEEDFTLGFVNAGQAWSTRDGPRTVPGRR, encoded by the exons ATGCTGCGCTCCTGGCGTGGAAAGCTGAAGCTGCTGCTCGCCACTGCAACACTGGTGATCCTTCTCTCGTGGCTCTGTGTCTTTATGGGCAGTTCAGAAT ATGGCCGTTCCCTCCTATTGTCTCCTTGCTTTGGGGACCGGCCGAGCCAGGACCTGGAGCGAGAGGCCTTGGCATCTCAGGTGCGCAAGGTGGAAGAGGAGAACCTGCAACTACGTCTGCGGCTCAGCCAGTCTCAGGGACAAGCTGGGGCTGTGGACGGGAGCGATGGCAGCCAGCAGTGGGCAGCCTCCTTTGATGATGGGGACACCCCAGGGGATGACAGGAGCAACCGCACGGGTTGCCCcaagcagcagatggtgcagaaGTGTGAG CTCCTGCACGTAGCGATTGTGTGCGCTGGTCACAATGCGAGCCGAGACGTGGTCACCCTGGTGAAATCCATCCTCTTCCACAG GAAGAACCCTCTCCATTTCCACCTCATCACGGACTCAGTGGCTCAGCAGATCCTGCAGACTCTCTTCCAGTCCTGGATGGTGCCCTCCATCCACGTTAGCTTCTACAACGCAGACGATTTGAAG GCAGAGGTGTCGTGGATTCCCAACAAGCATTACTCTGGGATTTACGGGCTGATGAAGCTGACGCTCACTAAGGCGCTGCCCTCCAACCTTTCCAAAGTCATTGTCCTGGACACAGACATCACCTTTGCCACTGACATCGCTGAGCTGTGGGCCGTCTTCGGGAAGTTCTCCG gggtgatcctgctgctgctggagcgccTGCGCCGGATTGGCTGGGAGCAGATGTGGCGGCTGACAGCGGAGCGGGAGCTCATGAGCATGCTGTCCACCTCGCTGGCAGATCAG GACATCTTTAATGCAGTGATTAAGCAGAGCCCAGTGCTGGTGTACAAGCTCCCCTGCTTCTGGAACGTGCAGCTGTCCGACCATACCCTCTCAGAGCAGTGTTACTCAGAGGTCTCTGATCTTAAG GTGATCCACTGGAACTCACCCAAGAAGCTGCGGGTGAAAAACAAGCATGTGGAGTTCTTCCGGAACCTCTACCTGACCTTCCTGGAGTACGATGGGAACCTGCTGCGCAGGGAGCTCTTTGGTTGTGCCAGCCTGCCCAGCCCACCCAGAAACCAA ctGCAGCAGGCCCTGGAGGATCTCGATGAGGAGGACCCCTGCTATGATTTCCGCCGGCAGCACCTTATGCTCCACCGCATCCACCTGTTCTTCCTGCAGTATGAGGTCCTGGCCTCACCTGACCCTGCTGATGTCACCCTGGTGGCCCAGCTCTCCATGGACAG GTTACAGATGCTGGAGGCAATCTGCAAACACTGGGCAGGCCCCATCAGCCTGGCGCTGTACATGTCGGATGCAGAGGCCCAGCAGTTCCTGCGCTATGCCCAGGGCTCGGAGGTGTTGAGCAGCCGCAGGAACGTTGCCTACCACATTGTGTACAAGGAGGGGCAGTTCTACCCTGTCAACCTGCTGCGCAACGTTGCGTTGACCAATGCACAGACACCCTATGTCTTCCTGACGGACATAGACTTCCTGCCCATGTATGGTCTCTACGATTACCTCAG gaACTCCATCCGGCAGCTGGAGCTGCCCCAGCGGAAGGCAGCGCTCATTGTGCCAGCATTTGAGACTCTGCGCTACCGTCTTGCCTTCCCCAAGTCCAAAGCGGAGCTGCTCTCCATGCTGGACATGGGCTCCCTCTACACCTTCAG GTACCATGTGTGGCCAAAGGGCCATGCCCCAACTGACTATGCCAAGTGGCGGACAGCTACGGTGCCGTACCGTGTGGAGTGGCAGCCGGACTTTGAGCCTTACGTTGTAGTGAGGCGTGACTGCCCCCAGTATGACCAGAGATTCGTAGGCTTTGGTTGGAACAAGGTGTCCCATATCATGGAGCTTGATGCCCAG GAGTACGAGCTGCTGGTCCTGCCCAATGCCTTCATGATCCACATGCCTCACGCCCCCAGCTTTGACATCTCCAAGTTCCGCTTGAGCGCTGGCTACCGGGGCTGCTTGCAGACACTGCGGGAGGAGTTCCACCAGGACCTGTCGCGTAG
- the LARGE2 gene encoding xylosyl- and glucuronyltransferase LARGE2 isoform X11: MLRSWRGKLKLLLATATLVILLSWLCVFMGSSEYGRSLLLSPCFGDRPSQDLEREALASQVRKVEEENLQLRLRLSQSQGQAGAVDGSDGSQQWAASFDDGDTPGDDRSNRTGCPKQQMVQKCELLHVAIVCAGHNASRDVVTLVKSILFHRKNPLHFHLITDSVAQQILQTLFQSWMVPSIHVSFYNADDLKAEVSWIPNKHYSGIYGLMKLTLTKALPSNLSKVIVLDTDITFATDIAELWAVFGKFSDKQVIGLVENQSDWYLGNLWKNHKPWPALGRGFNTGVILLLLERLRRIGWEQMWRLTAERELMSMLSTSLADQDIFNAVIKQSPVLVYKLPCFWNVQLSDHTLSEQCYSEVSDLKVIHWNSPKKLRVKNKHVEFFRNLYLTFLEYDGNLLRRELFGCASLPSPPRNQLQQALEDLDEEDPCYDFRRQHLMLHRIHLFFLQYEVLASPDPADVTLVAQLSMDRLQMLEAICKHWAGPISLALYMSDAEAQQFLRYAQGSEVLSSRRNVAYHIVYKEGQFYPVNLLRNVALTNAQTPYVFLTDIDFLPMYGLYDYLRNSIRQLELPQRKAALIVPAFETLRYRLAFPKSKAELLSMLDMGSLYTFRQPQEEDFTLGFVNAGQAWSTRDGPRTVPGRR, from the exons ATGCTGCGCTCCTGGCGTGGAAAGCTGAAGCTGCTGCTCGCCACTGCAACACTGGTGATCCTTCTCTCGTGGCTCTGTGTCTTTATGGGCAGTTCAGAAT ATGGCCGTTCCCTCCTATTGTCTCCTTGCTTTGGGGACCGGCCGAGCCAGGACCTGGAGCGAGAGGCCTTGGCATCTCAGGTGCGCAAGGTGGAAGAGGAGAACCTGCAACTACGTCTGCGGCTCAGCCAGTCTCAGGGACAAGCTGGGGCTGTGGACGGGAGCGATGGCAGCCAGCAGTGGGCAGCCTCCTTTGATGATGGGGACACCCCAGGGGATGACAGGAGCAACCGCACGGGTTGCCCcaagcagcagatggtgcagaaGTGTGAG CTCCTGCACGTAGCGATTGTGTGCGCTGGTCACAATGCGAGCCGAGACGTGGTCACCCTGGTGAAATCCATCCTCTTCCACAG GAAGAACCCTCTCCATTTCCACCTCATCACGGACTCAGTGGCTCAGCAGATCCTGCAGACTCTCTTCCAGTCCTGGATGGTGCCCTCCATCCACGTTAGCTTCTACAACGCAGACGATTTGAAG GCAGAGGTGTCGTGGATTCCCAACAAGCATTACTCTGGGATTTACGGGCTGATGAAGCTGACGCTCACTAAGGCGCTGCCCTCCAACCTTTCCAAAGTCATTGTCCTGGACACAGACATCACCTTTGCCACTGACATCGCTGAGCTGTGGGCCGTCTTCGGGAAGTTCTCCG ACAAGCAGGTGATTGGGCTGGTGGAGAACCAGAGTGACTGGTACCTGGGAAACCTCTGGAAGAACCACAAGCCATGGCCAGCGCTGGGACGTGGCTTCAACACAG gggtgatcctgctgctgctggagcgccTGCGCCGGATTGGCTGGGAGCAGATGTGGCGGCTGACAGCGGAGCGGGAGCTCATGAGCATGCTGTCCACCTCGCTGGCAGATCAG GACATCTTTAATGCAGTGATTAAGCAGAGCCCAGTGCTGGTGTACAAGCTCCCCTGCTTCTGGAACGTGCAGCTGTCCGACCATACCCTCTCAGAGCAGTGTTACTCAGAGGTCTCTGATCTTAAG GTGATCCACTGGAACTCACCCAAGAAGCTGCGGGTGAAAAACAAGCATGTGGAGTTCTTCCGGAACCTCTACCTGACCTTCCTGGAGTACGATGGGAACCTGCTGCGCAGGGAGCTCTTTGGTTGTGCCAGCCTGCCCAGCCCACCCAGAAACCAA ctGCAGCAGGCCCTGGAGGATCTCGATGAGGAGGACCCCTGCTATGATTTCCGCCGGCAGCACCTTATGCTCCACCGCATCCACCTGTTCTTCCTGCAGTATGAGGTCCTGGCCTCACCTGACCCTGCTGATGTCACCCTGGTGGCCCAGCTCTCCATGGACAG GTTACAGATGCTGGAGGCAATCTGCAAACACTGGGCAGGCCCCATCAGCCTGGCGCTGTACATGTCGGATGCAGAGGCCCAGCAGTTCCTGCGCTATGCCCAGGGCTCGGAGGTGTTGAGCAGCCGCAGGAACGTTGCCTACCACATTGTGTACAAGGAGGGGCAGTTCTACCCTGTCAACCTGCTGCGCAACGTTGCGTTGACCAATGCACAGACACCCTATGTCTTCCTGACGGACATAGACTTCCTGCCCATGTATGGTCTCTACGATTACCTCAG gaACTCCATCCGGCAGCTGGAGCTGCCCCAGCGGAAGGCAGCGCTCATTGTGCCAGCATTTGAGACTCTGCGCTACCGTCTTGCCTTCCCCAAGTCCAAAGCGGAGCTGCTCTCCATGCTGGACATGGGCTCCCTCTACACCTTCAG
- the LARGE2 gene encoding xylosyl- and glucuronyltransferase LARGE2 isoform X1, with product MLRSWRGKLKLLLATATLVILLSWLCVFMGSSEYGRSLLLSPCFGDRPSQDLEREALASQVRKVEEENLQLRLRLSQSQGQAGAVDGSDGSQQWAASFDDGDTPGDDRSNRTGCPKQQMVQKCELLHVAIVCAGHNASRDVVTLVKSILFHRKNPLHFHLITDSVAQQILQTLFQSWMVPSIHVSFYNADDLKAEVSWIPNKHYSGIYGLMKLTLTKALPSNLSKVIVLDTDITFATDIAELWAVFGKFSDKQVIGLVENQSDWYLGNLWKNHKPWPALGRGFNTGVILLLLERLRRIGWEQMWRLTAERELMSMLSTSLADQDIFNAVIKQSPVLVYKLPCFWNVQLSDHTLSEQCYSEVSDLKVIHWNSPKKLRVKNKHVEFFRNLYLTFLEYDGNLLRRELFGCASLPSPPRNQLQQALEDLDEEDPCYDFRRQHLMLHRIHLFFLQYEVLASPDPADVTLVAQLSMDRLQMLEAICKHWAGPISLALYMSDAEAQQFLRYAQGSEVLSSRRNVAYHIVYKEGQFYPVNLLRNVALTNAQTPYVFLTDIDFLPMYGLYDYLRNSIRQLELPQRKAALIVPAFETLRYRLAFPKSKAELLSMLDMGSLYTFRYHVWPKGHAPTDYAKWRTATVPYRVEWQPDFEPYVVVRRDCPQYDQRFVGFGWNKVSHIMELDAQEYELLVLPNAFMIHMPHAPSFDISKFRLSAGYRGCLQTLREEFHQDLSRRQPQEEDFTLGFVNAGQAWSTRDGPRTVPGRR from the exons ATGCTGCGCTCCTGGCGTGGAAAGCTGAAGCTGCTGCTCGCCACTGCAACACTGGTGATCCTTCTCTCGTGGCTCTGTGTCTTTATGGGCAGTTCAGAAT ATGGCCGTTCCCTCCTATTGTCTCCTTGCTTTGGGGACCGGCCGAGCCAGGACCTGGAGCGAGAGGCCTTGGCATCTCAGGTGCGCAAGGTGGAAGAGGAGAACCTGCAACTACGTCTGCGGCTCAGCCAGTCTCAGGGACAAGCTGGGGCTGTGGACGGGAGCGATGGCAGCCAGCAGTGGGCAGCCTCCTTTGATGATGGGGACACCCCAGGGGATGACAGGAGCAACCGCACGGGTTGCCCcaagcagcagatggtgcagaaGTGTGAG CTCCTGCACGTAGCGATTGTGTGCGCTGGTCACAATGCGAGCCGAGACGTGGTCACCCTGGTGAAATCCATCCTCTTCCACAG GAAGAACCCTCTCCATTTCCACCTCATCACGGACTCAGTGGCTCAGCAGATCCTGCAGACTCTCTTCCAGTCCTGGATGGTGCCCTCCATCCACGTTAGCTTCTACAACGCAGACGATTTGAAG GCAGAGGTGTCGTGGATTCCCAACAAGCATTACTCTGGGATTTACGGGCTGATGAAGCTGACGCTCACTAAGGCGCTGCCCTCCAACCTTTCCAAAGTCATTGTCCTGGACACAGACATCACCTTTGCCACTGACATCGCTGAGCTGTGGGCCGTCTTCGGGAAGTTCTCCG ACAAGCAGGTGATTGGGCTGGTGGAGAACCAGAGTGACTGGTACCTGGGAAACCTCTGGAAGAACCACAAGCCATGGCCAGCGCTGGGACGTGGCTTCAACACAG gggtgatcctgctgctgctggagcgccTGCGCCGGATTGGCTGGGAGCAGATGTGGCGGCTGACAGCGGAGCGGGAGCTCATGAGCATGCTGTCCACCTCGCTGGCAGATCAG GACATCTTTAATGCAGTGATTAAGCAGAGCCCAGTGCTGGTGTACAAGCTCCCCTGCTTCTGGAACGTGCAGCTGTCCGACCATACCCTCTCAGAGCAGTGTTACTCAGAGGTCTCTGATCTTAAG GTGATCCACTGGAACTCACCCAAGAAGCTGCGGGTGAAAAACAAGCATGTGGAGTTCTTCCGGAACCTCTACCTGACCTTCCTGGAGTACGATGGGAACCTGCTGCGCAGGGAGCTCTTTGGTTGTGCCAGCCTGCCCAGCCCACCCAGAAACCAA ctGCAGCAGGCCCTGGAGGATCTCGATGAGGAGGACCCCTGCTATGATTTCCGCCGGCAGCACCTTATGCTCCACCGCATCCACCTGTTCTTCCTGCAGTATGAGGTCCTGGCCTCACCTGACCCTGCTGATGTCACCCTGGTGGCCCAGCTCTCCATGGACAG GTTACAGATGCTGGAGGCAATCTGCAAACACTGGGCAGGCCCCATCAGCCTGGCGCTGTACATGTCGGATGCAGAGGCCCAGCAGTTCCTGCGCTATGCCCAGGGCTCGGAGGTGTTGAGCAGCCGCAGGAACGTTGCCTACCACATTGTGTACAAGGAGGGGCAGTTCTACCCTGTCAACCTGCTGCGCAACGTTGCGTTGACCAATGCACAGACACCCTATGTCTTCCTGACGGACATAGACTTCCTGCCCATGTATGGTCTCTACGATTACCTCAG gaACTCCATCCGGCAGCTGGAGCTGCCCCAGCGGAAGGCAGCGCTCATTGTGCCAGCATTTGAGACTCTGCGCTACCGTCTTGCCTTCCCCAAGTCCAAAGCGGAGCTGCTCTCCATGCTGGACATGGGCTCCCTCTACACCTTCAG GTACCATGTGTGGCCAAAGGGCCATGCCCCAACTGACTATGCCAAGTGGCGGACAGCTACGGTGCCGTACCGTGTGGAGTGGCAGCCGGACTTTGAGCCTTACGTTGTAGTGAGGCGTGACTGCCCCCAGTATGACCAGAGATTCGTAGGCTTTGGTTGGAACAAGGTGTCCCATATCATGGAGCTTGATGCCCAG GAGTACGAGCTGCTGGTCCTGCCCAATGCCTTCATGATCCACATGCCTCACGCCCCCAGCTTTGACATCTCCAAGTTCCGCTTGAGCGCTGGCTACCGGGGCTGCTTGCAGACACTGCGGGAGGAGTTCCACCAGGACCTGTCGCGTAG
- the LARGE2 gene encoding xylosyl- and glucuronyltransferase LARGE2 isoform X8, translated as MLRSWRGKLKLLLATATLVILLSWLCVFMGSSEYGRSLLLSPCFGDRPSQDLEREALASQVRKVEEENLQLRLRLSQSQGQAGAVDGSDGSQQWAASFDDGDTPGDDRSNRTGCPKQQMVQKCELLHVAIVCAGHNASRDVVTLVKSILFHRKNPLHFHLITDSVAQQILQTLFQSWMVPSIHVSFYNADDLKAEVSWIPNKHYSGIYGLMKLTLTKALPSNLSKVIVLDTDITFATDIAELWAVFGKFSDKQVIGLVENQSDWYLGNLWKNHKPWPALGRGFNTGVILLLLERLRRIGWEQMWRLTAERELMSMLSTSLADQVIHWNSPKKLRVKNKHVEFFRNLYLTFLEYDGNLLRRELFGCASLPSPPRNQQALEDLDEEDPCYDFRRQHLMLHRIHLFFLQYEVLASPDPADVTLVAQLSMDRLQMLEAICKHWAGPISLALYMSDAEAQQFLRYAQGSEVLSSRRNVAYHIVYKEGQFYPVNLLRNVALTNAQTPYVFLTDIDFLPMYGLYDYLRNSIRQLELPQRKAALIVPAFETLRYRLAFPKSKAELLSMLDMGSLYTFRYHVWPKGHAPTDYAKWRTATVPYRVEWQPDFEPYVVVRRDCPQYDQRFVGFGWNKVSHIMELDAQEYELLVLPNAFMIHMPHAPSFDISKFRLSAGYRGCLQTLREEFHQDLSRRYGAAALKYLTAERSL; from the exons ATGCTGCGCTCCTGGCGTGGAAAGCTGAAGCTGCTGCTCGCCACTGCAACACTGGTGATCCTTCTCTCGTGGCTCTGTGTCTTTATGGGCAGTTCAGAAT ATGGCCGTTCCCTCCTATTGTCTCCTTGCTTTGGGGACCGGCCGAGCCAGGACCTGGAGCGAGAGGCCTTGGCATCTCAGGTGCGCAAGGTGGAAGAGGAGAACCTGCAACTACGTCTGCGGCTCAGCCAGTCTCAGGGACAAGCTGGGGCTGTGGACGGGAGCGATGGCAGCCAGCAGTGGGCAGCCTCCTTTGATGATGGGGACACCCCAGGGGATGACAGGAGCAACCGCACGGGTTGCCCcaagcagcagatggtgcagaaGTGTGAG CTCCTGCACGTAGCGATTGTGTGCGCTGGTCACAATGCGAGCCGAGACGTGGTCACCCTGGTGAAATCCATCCTCTTCCACAG GAAGAACCCTCTCCATTTCCACCTCATCACGGACTCAGTGGCTCAGCAGATCCTGCAGACTCTCTTCCAGTCCTGGATGGTGCCCTCCATCCACGTTAGCTTCTACAACGCAGACGATTTGAAG GCAGAGGTGTCGTGGATTCCCAACAAGCATTACTCTGGGATTTACGGGCTGATGAAGCTGACGCTCACTAAGGCGCTGCCCTCCAACCTTTCCAAAGTCATTGTCCTGGACACAGACATCACCTTTGCCACTGACATCGCTGAGCTGTGGGCCGTCTTCGGGAAGTTCTCCG ACAAGCAGGTGATTGGGCTGGTGGAGAACCAGAGTGACTGGTACCTGGGAAACCTCTGGAAGAACCACAAGCCATGGCCAGCGCTGGGACGTGGCTTCAACACAG gggtgatcctgctgctgctggagcgccTGCGCCGGATTGGCTGGGAGCAGATGTGGCGGCTGACAGCGGAGCGGGAGCTCATGAGCATGCTGTCCACCTCGCTGGCAGATCAG GTGATCCACTGGAACTCACCCAAGAAGCTGCGGGTGAAAAACAAGCATGTGGAGTTCTTCCGGAACCTCTACCTGACCTTCCTGGAGTACGATGGGAACCTGCTGCGCAGGGAGCTCTTTGGTTGTGCCAGCCTGCCCAGCCCACCCAGAAACCAA CAGGCCCTGGAGGATCTCGATGAGGAGGACCCCTGCTATGATTTCCGCCGGCAGCACCTTATGCTCCACCGCATCCACCTGTTCTTCCTGCAGTATGAGGTCCTGGCCTCACCTGACCCTGCTGATGTCACCCTGGTGGCCCAGCTCTCCATGGACAG GTTACAGATGCTGGAGGCAATCTGCAAACACTGGGCAGGCCCCATCAGCCTGGCGCTGTACATGTCGGATGCAGAGGCCCAGCAGTTCCTGCGCTATGCCCAGGGCTCGGAGGTGTTGAGCAGCCGCAGGAACGTTGCCTACCACATTGTGTACAAGGAGGGGCAGTTCTACCCTGTCAACCTGCTGCGCAACGTTGCGTTGACCAATGCACAGACACCCTATGTCTTCCTGACGGACATAGACTTCCTGCCCATGTATGGTCTCTACGATTACCTCAG gaACTCCATCCGGCAGCTGGAGCTGCCCCAGCGGAAGGCAGCGCTCATTGTGCCAGCATTTGAGACTCTGCGCTACCGTCTTGCCTTCCCCAAGTCCAAAGCGGAGCTGCTCTCCATGCTGGACATGGGCTCCCTCTACACCTTCAG GTACCATGTGTGGCCAAAGGGCCATGCCCCAACTGACTATGCCAAGTGGCGGACAGCTACGGTGCCGTACCGTGTGGAGTGGCAGCCGGACTTTGAGCCTTACGTTGTAGTGAGGCGTGACTGCCCCCAGTATGACCAGAGATTCGTAGGCTTTGGTTGGAACAAGGTGTCCCATATCATGGAGCTTGATGCCCAG GAGTACGAGCTGCTGGTCCTGCCCAATGCCTTCATGATCCACATGCCTCACGCCCCCAGCTTTGACATCTCCAAGTTCCGCTTGAGCGCTGGCTACCGGGGCTGCTTGCAGACACTGCGGGAGGAGTTCCACCAGGACCTGTCGCGTAGGTATGGCGCCGCCGCACTCAAATACCTCACTGCCGAGAGGAGCCTGTGA